The following proteins are encoded in a genomic region of Lactiplantibacillus plantarum:
- the sufC gene encoding Fe-S cluster assembly ATPase SufC: MATLEVKDLHVEVTDDEQKKSREILKGVNLSMKTGEIHAIMGPNGTGKSTLSQTIMGQPAYHVTQGDILLNGESIVNMPVDERARKGLFLGMQYPAEIQGVTNAEFLRAAMNARRPADDQISVMAFLKELDKNLALLNMSESMTERYLNEGFSGGEKKRNEILQLLMIKPSFALLDEIDSGLDIDALQVVSKGVNSMRGDNFGSLIITHYQRLLNYIVPDVVHVMMGGRIVKTGNADLAKTLEKEGYAGLRDDLNIDVKLVDDED, from the coding sequence ATGGCAACCTTGGAAGTTAAAGATTTACACGTTGAAGTGACGGATGATGAGCAAAAAAAGTCTCGTGAGATTTTAAAAGGCGTCAATTTATCTATGAAAACTGGTGAAATTCATGCCATTATGGGACCAAATGGGACTGGTAAGTCCACTTTATCACAAACTATTATGGGCCAACCGGCTTATCACGTTACTCAGGGTGATATCTTGTTGAACGGCGAAAGTATCGTAAACATGCCAGTTGATGAACGTGCACGTAAGGGACTCTTCCTCGGCATGCAGTATCCAGCTGAAATTCAAGGGGTCACCAACGCTGAATTTTTACGGGCAGCAATGAACGCACGCCGACCAGCCGATGATCAAATCTCAGTGATGGCCTTTCTTAAAGAACTCGACAAGAACTTGGCACTACTTAATATGAGCGAATCCATGACGGAACGTTACCTAAACGAAGGTTTCTCCGGTGGTGAAAAGAAGCGTAACGAAATTTTGCAATTATTGATGATCAAGCCATCATTCGCCTTATTGGACGAAATTGATTCCGGGCTTGATATCGATGCGTTACAAGTGGTTTCTAAGGGTGTTAATTCGATGCGGGGCGATAATTTCGGCTCATTGATTATCACGCATTATCAACGGCTGTTAAACTACATTGTGCCCGATGTCGTTCACGTGATGATGGGTGGTCGAATCGTGAAGACTGGTAACGCCGACTTAGCAAAGACCCTTGAAAAAGAAGGTTATGCTGGTTTACGTGACGATTTGAACATTGATGTCAAACTTGTTGACGACGAAGATTAG
- a CDS encoding FeoB-associated Cys-rich membrane protein has protein sequence MALFVNFLIIALIIGAAGYQIYRVVKRAKKGKCAACDYDCEAKKMLNKAQKQQN, from the coding sequence ATGGCATTATTCGTTAATTTCTTAATTATCGCACTAATTATTGGGGCTGCTGGCTATCAGATTTATCGCGTGGTCAAACGTGCTAAAAAGGGCAAATGTGCGGCCTGCGACTATGATTGTGAAGCTAAGAAAATGTTAAACAAAGCCCAGAAGCAACAAAACTAA
- a CDS encoding FeoA family protein: protein MLSQSVTNTSQLHIQQFTGLDNQTVQRLHSLGLHVGSPLAVVRYYPFHGPVIVQIDQQRIGIRYTVFQTLIGGH, encoded by the coding sequence ATGCTAAGTCAATCCGTTACTAATACATCACAACTACATATTCAACAATTCACAGGTTTGGATAATCAGACCGTTCAACGATTGCACAGCTTAGGGCTACATGTCGGCAGTCCGCTGGCCGTTGTCCGCTACTATCCGTTTCACGGACCAGTAATTGTTCAGATTGATCAACAACGGATTGGGATTCGGTACACCGTATTTCAAACGTTGATTGGAGGCCATTAA
- the murC gene encoding UDP-N-acetylmuramate--L-alanine ligase: MDKATVYYFVGIKGSGMSSLALILHDKGYQVEGSDIEQYTFTQKGLAAAGIKMLPFSEDNIREGLTVIAGNSFTDDHPEIKKAREMGLPVYRYHEFLGKLMEGFTSIGVAGTHGKTSTTGLLSHVLSHIAPTSYLIGDGTGKGTPDARFFVFEADEYRRHFVAYHPDYAIMTNVDFDHPDYYKDLADVQSAFQQFGNQVKKGIFAWGDDESLRHLDVDTPIYYYGTNDRDDFQAVNIKRTTKGSSFEVKYHDESLGEFEIPLFGEHNVLNSTAVIAVSYFEKVNLDEIRRELLDFSGVKRRFSEHQVGDMVMIDDYAHHPSEIKATLDAARQKYPDKEILAVFQPHTFSRTKALMDGFAASLSKADHVFLTNIFSSAREKSGDVSSKDLAAKLPNGGEIITTDDMSALTAYHNAVAVFMGAGDIQKYEKIYEDQMK; the protein is encoded by the coding sequence ATGGATAAAGCAACGGTTTATTATTTTGTTGGGATCAAGGGCTCTGGGATGAGCTCACTAGCCTTGATTTTACATGACAAGGGTTACCAAGTTGAAGGCTCAGATATTGAACAATATACGTTTACGCAAAAAGGTCTAGCTGCAGCTGGCATTAAGATGCTACCGTTTTCCGAAGATAACATTCGCGAAGGCCTCACAGTGATTGCGGGGAACTCATTTACTGATGACCATCCTGAAATCAAAAAGGCGCGTGAAATGGGGTTGCCCGTTTATCGCTATCATGAATTTCTTGGAAAATTAATGGAAGGCTTCACGAGTATTGGTGTGGCCGGGACTCACGGGAAGACGTCGACAACTGGTTTGTTGTCCCACGTTTTGAGTCATATCGCTCCCACCAGTTACTTGATTGGTGATGGGACCGGTAAAGGCACCCCTGACGCGCGTTTCTTCGTTTTTGAAGCGGATGAATATCGGCGGCACTTCGTTGCTTACCATCCCGATTATGCCATCATGACGAACGTTGACTTTGACCATCCTGATTACTACAAGGATTTAGCTGACGTTCAATCCGCTTTCCAACAATTTGGCAATCAAGTGAAGAAGGGCATCTTTGCTTGGGGTGACGATGAAAGTTTACGACACCTCGATGTTGATACCCCAATTTACTATTACGGGACGAATGACCGTGACGACTTTCAAGCGGTTAATATCAAACGAACGACTAAGGGGTCTTCATTTGAAGTGAAGTATCACGATGAATCGTTAGGGGAATTTGAAATCCCATTGTTTGGTGAACACAATGTCTTAAACAGCACGGCTGTCATTGCGGTTTCTTACTTTGAAAAGGTGAACTTGGACGAAATTCGGCGGGAACTCCTCGACTTTAGTGGGGTTAAACGACGTTTCTCAGAACATCAAGTTGGCGATATGGTCATGATCGACGACTACGCACATCATCCATCAGAAATTAAAGCAACATTGGATGCTGCACGCCAAAAGTATCCGGATAAGGAAATCTTGGCCGTATTCCAACCACATACGTTCTCACGGACGAAAGCATTGATGGATGGCTTTGCAGCCAGCTTAAGCAAGGCAGATCACGTCTTTTTGACCAATATCTTCAGTTCTGCCCGTGAAAAATCTGGTGATGTTTCCTCCAAAGACTTAGCTGCTAAGTTACCCAATGGTGGTGAAATTATCACGACCGATGACATGTCTGCTTTAACGGCTTACCACAATGCCGTCGCTGTCTTTATGGGTGCTGGTGACATTCAAAAGTACGAAAAAATTTATGAAGACCAAATGAAATAA
- a CDS encoding DNA translocase FtsK: MNHYDGPAFFRKYRFNKPQVNNSAASQSTPVAASASPQSTAGAPSAAPKRPASQTSAKQVTSQATTSSSSAATSATLFNGGTHGTFHPSRVPAQLSAALTNGGIIQDHDDRNYLEIEASLHKRPETFLLFADAAANDLPAVDLQQPLSDSGTDTSQVEHPSDSAVLSQAERKMASSVDPTTVTSQAASSVAAQTVVANTSQTGSDSTVSAASATVVRPTEVFEPTTPELAVSAAAINTPKTDDSVVVTAPTEVFEPTDPSLAASAAAINAPSAVSSAISVGPTEVFEPTDPSLAASAAAINAPSAVSSAVSAGPTEVFEPTDPSLAASAAAINAPSAVSLAVSAGPTEVFEPTDPALAESAATVNAAADHDKIESAATSATPKSAHGLGLSLGDIMTAEHDAQADLALFKDQPTTAASAAPQSSTAQTRSHVNEEPYQPVGMRPTSTSPAVTSATATPVSVVASSTVPSQESGEATSVTMAPSQAATSAVTTSPALSETSAVASQPELVHSGGSAAPVLEDKELAAYHLPPLNLLKAPIVANESEMDDWIEQKASALDESLDAFGVNANVVDWTIGPTVTQFQVKPARGVKVSKITNLNDDLKLALAAKDIRIEAPIPGRNTIGIEIPNAKSRPVMLSEVLDSDKFRDSKSPLTVALGVDLFGQPQVTDLRKMPHGLIAGATGSGKSVFINSILVSILYKANPQQVKLLLIDPKAVELAPYNEIPHLLAPVISEPKAASAALKWVVDEMDNRYDKLAAGGARNIEQFNKLADEHDEPALKMPYIVIVIDELADLMMVASSEVQDYIARITQKARAAGIHLLVATQRPSVDVVTGLIKNNIPTRVAFMVASQIDSRTILDASGAERLLGRGDMLYLGNGQPAPIRLQGTFVDSEIDSITQFVRDQAAPHYEFQPDSLVKHEEAARNEDDLMPEALAYIADEDTMSTSKLQRNFSIGYNRAANIIDDLESRGYVSAAKGSKPRDVYFTASDLTKLQANS; the protein is encoded by the coding sequence ATGAACCATTATGATGGCCCGGCATTTTTCCGGAAATATCGATTTAACAAACCACAAGTGAATAATTCAGCGGCCAGTCAATCAACTCCTGTAGCGGCATCGGCTAGTCCACAATCGACTGCTGGTGCACCTAGTGCGGCGCCAAAACGGCCAGCCAGTCAAACTAGCGCCAAGCAGGTGACGAGTCAGGCAACTACTTCGAGTAGCAGTGCTGCAACTAGTGCGACCCTCTTTAACGGTGGCACCCATGGGACTTTTCACCCATCCCGGGTACCAGCCCAGCTTAGTGCGGCGCTGACAAATGGCGGTATCATTCAGGATCACGATGACCGTAATTATTTAGAAATTGAAGCGAGCTTGCATAAGCGGCCCGAGACCTTCTTATTGTTTGCGGATGCAGCAGCTAATGATTTACCGGCTGTTGATTTGCAACAACCGCTTTCTGATAGTGGGACGGACACGAGTCAAGTTGAACACCCGAGTGATTCGGCAGTTCTTAGTCAAGCGGAACGGAAGATGGCTTCAAGTGTTGACCCGACAACGGTAACTAGTCAGGCAGCATCGAGCGTGGCTGCTCAAACGGTCGTGGCTAACACGTCACAGACCGGCAGTGATTCCACGGTGTCCGCAGCTTCGGCGACGGTTGTGCGACCAACGGAAGTGTTTGAACCTACCACTCCTGAATTAGCTGTGTCGGCTGCGGCAATTAATACGCCTAAAACCGATGATTCAGTGGTAGTGACGGCTCCCACGGAAGTATTTGAGCCCACTGACCCAAGTTTAGCAGCGTCGGCAGCCGCCATAAATGCGCCTAGCGCGGTAAGTTCGGCAATATCGGTAGGCCCCACGGAAGTATTTGAGCCCACTGACCCAAGCTTAGCAGCGTCGGCGGCCGCCATAAATGCGCCTAGCGCGGTAAGCTCGGCAGTATCGGCAGGCCCCACGGAAGTATTTGAGCCCACTGACCCAAGTTTAGCAGCGTCGGCGGCCGCCATAAATGCGCCTAGCGCGGTAAGTTTGGCAGTATCGGCAGGGCCGACAGAAGTGTTTGAACCAACTGATCCCGCGCTTGCTGAATCTGCTGCAACTGTTAATGCGGCTGCTGATCATGATAAAATAGAATCTGCTGCGACTAGTGCGACACCCAAGTCAGCACATGGGCTAGGACTATCCTTAGGGGATATTATGACCGCTGAGCACGATGCCCAGGCGGACTTAGCGTTATTTAAGGATCAGCCAACAACGGCGGCTTCTGCAGCACCACAGTCAAGTACTGCGCAGACTCGTTCACACGTTAACGAAGAACCTTATCAACCGGTTGGCATGCGGCCAACTAGCACAAGTCCTGCTGTGACGTCAGCAACGGCCACGCCAGTCAGCGTTGTGGCATCATCCACGGTCCCTTCACAAGAAAGTGGGGAAGCGACTAGTGTGACTATGGCACCGTCACAGGCGGCTACTTCTGCAGTTACAACTAGTCCCGCTTTGTCAGAGACATCTGCAGTGGCTTCACAACCTGAGTTAGTTCATAGTGGCGGTTCAGCGGCCCCCGTCCTTGAGGATAAAGAATTAGCGGCTTATCATTTGCCACCGCTGAATCTGTTGAAAGCACCGATCGTGGCCAATGAATCTGAGATGGATGATTGGATCGAGCAGAAGGCCAGTGCGTTAGATGAATCTCTGGACGCATTTGGTGTCAATGCCAACGTTGTCGATTGGACGATTGGACCAACTGTGACTCAGTTCCAAGTAAAACCTGCTCGTGGCGTCAAGGTCAGCAAGATTACCAACTTAAATGATGATTTGAAATTGGCCTTGGCTGCAAAAGATATTCGAATTGAAGCGCCGATCCCTGGCCGTAATACGATTGGGATTGAAATTCCAAATGCGAAATCGCGGCCGGTGATGCTGTCTGAAGTTTTAGATTCTGACAAATTCCGCGACAGTAAGTCACCATTGACGGTCGCACTCGGTGTCGATTTATTCGGGCAACCACAAGTCACTGACCTGCGGAAGATGCCGCACGGTTTGATTGCGGGGGCTACGGGTTCTGGAAAATCAGTCTTCATCAATAGTATCTTGGTTTCGATTCTGTACAAAGCGAACCCACAACAAGTTAAATTGTTGTTAATTGATCCGAAGGCCGTAGAACTAGCACCATACAACGAGATTCCACATTTATTAGCACCCGTGATTTCAGAACCCAAAGCCGCTTCGGCAGCGCTGAAATGGGTCGTTGATGAAATGGACAACCGGTATGATAAACTTGCCGCTGGTGGTGCCCGGAACATTGAGCAATTCAACAAACTGGCCGACGAACATGACGAGCCGGCTCTAAAAATGCCGTATATCGTGATTGTAATCGACGAATTAGCTGATTTGATGATGGTTGCTTCTAGTGAGGTCCAGGATTACATTGCCCGAATCACCCAGAAAGCCCGTGCGGCAGGGATTCATTTATTAGTTGCGACTCAGCGGCCAAGTGTTGATGTGGTCACTGGTTTGATCAAGAATAATATCCCAACGCGGGTGGCCTTCATGGTTGCCAGCCAGATCGATTCGCGGACGATTCTGGACGCGAGTGGGGCGGAACGTCTGTTGGGACGCGGTGATATGTTGTATCTTGGCAACGGTCAACCCGCACCGATTCGGTTGCAGGGGACGTTCGTGGACAGTGAGATCGACAGTATCACTCAGTTTGTCCGTGATCAGGCAGCACCGCACTATGAATTTCAACCAGACAGCCTAGTGAAGCACGAGGAAGCAGCACGCAATGAAGATGACTTGATGCCTGAAGCATTGGCTTACATTGCTGATGAAGATACCATGTCGACATCGAAGTTGCAACGAAACTTCTCGATTGGCTATAATCGGGCGGCCAATATTATTGATGATTTGGAAAGTCGCGGCTACGTTTCAGCAGCTAAGGGTTCCAAACCACGAGATGTTTATTTCACAGCGTCAGATTTAACTAAATTACAAGCCAATTCATAA
- a CDS encoding PepSY domain-containing protein: MNKQLQYGGLLAVGMAGIAGGFSVGGLFKRLRRPTPNQILSQVKRAFLKEAPIEGSWIEMKKSPLQKFALRTDVYYGGITRYEDGQLVQYEFLADANTGSILDIYRL, encoded by the coding sequence ATGAATAAACAATTACAATATGGCGGCTTGTTAGCGGTTGGGATGGCTGGTATCGCCGGGGGCTTTTCCGTTGGCGGCCTGTTCAAGCGGTTGCGCCGCCCCACCCCTAACCAAATTCTTAGCCAAGTCAAGCGCGCGTTTTTGAAGGAAGCACCGATTGAAGGCTCGTGGATTGAAATGAAAAAATCCCCATTACAAAAGTTCGCATTGCGCACGGATGTCTACTATGGCGGCATTACCCGCTATGAAGATGGTCAGCTGGTACAGTACGAGTTTTTGGCCGATGCCAATACTGGTAGTATTTTAGACATTTACCGGCTTTAA
- the ytpR gene encoding YtpR family tRNA-binding protein has translation MLITSYNPSELGDTLITILRPDAATQTIETHANVTRISDADSGETLGYNFFDVSKTLGDLDANGQVHLTAEQVEQLNNLLKTNDFEPELVLDTDPKFVVGYVESAEAHPKSDHLQITKTNVGLDQPLQIVSGSPNMQADIVVVVAKVGAMMPSGLIIWPGELRGVESDGMIVSGRELQLPNAPQRPGALILPADYQPVGAPFDFKRAQTLFTA, from the coding sequence ATGTTAATTACAAGTTATAATCCATCCGAATTAGGTGACACGTTAATCACCATTTTACGACCAGATGCGGCCACCCAAACGATTGAAACACATGCCAATGTGACGCGTATTAGCGATGCTGACAGTGGGGAAACCTTGGGCTATAATTTCTTTGACGTTTCCAAGACGTTAGGCGACTTAGATGCCAATGGTCAAGTTCACTTAACGGCCGAACAAGTTGAGCAATTAAATAATTTATTAAAAACCAATGATTTTGAACCTGAATTAGTTTTAGACACTGACCCTAAGTTTGTGGTCGGCTATGTGGAATCAGCCGAAGCACATCCGAAGTCTGATCATTTACAGATTACCAAGACGAATGTTGGTTTGGATCAACCACTTCAAATCGTGAGTGGTTCACCTAATATGCAGGCGGATATTGTGGTTGTTGTTGCCAAGGTCGGTGCAATGATGCCCAGTGGCTTAATTATTTGGCCGGGCGAATTACGGGGCGTTGAGAGTGATGGCATGATTGTTTCAGGCCGAGAATTACAATTACCGAACGCGCCACAACGGCCAGGGGCTTTGATTTTGCCCGCCGATTATCAGCCAGTGGGTGCGCCATTTGATTTCAAACGCGCTCAGACGTTATTTACCGCTTAA
- the feoB gene encoding ferrous iron transport protein B, which yields MTTVALLGNPNTGKTTLFNELTDKYAYVGNWTGVTVEKKMGRIRHSEVEMVDLPGVYSLNPITKDEAVVTNYLLHNHPDLILNVTNASQLKRNLLLSIEVLEFGAPVIIALNMIDDLKRTGHYYDFDTLAEQLGCQIKATNARNKEGLHQLREDLLAGPHPAATPLKLNYPFMIEQAIRQASQQLIKKFDLTADFARWLTIQFINQNKPIRAYAKHMGLTPLTSQAAYYDAQKFDEQIFQTRLDFIEQTLASASQNLASTSHVEMTAKIDKWVTNPFLGLPVFVGIFYLMFKLSFDWVGTPLSDLLDSFVSGPLSTTVSHWLTMAGAIPVLRSLIVNGLIAGVGGVLVFIPQIFVLFACISILEDSGYMARAALVTDRLMQMIGLNGKAFIPLIIGFGCNVTGIMAARTIEQPKERLITTLISPFMSCSARLPIYSLFVAAFFPKNQALIVLSIYFLGIAVALGMAKFYQLIFNVDDSSVFIVELPQYHIPRADIIWRGTWDKGKGFIKKAGTIIFAGTVLIWLLSSFGTSGLVSDIDNSFAATLGKTLLPLFAPLGVTAWQVISALFTGILAKEVISSSMMVMFHSANQAGLIAMMGRFFTPLSAYAMLVFILLYVPCFATIGTIKSETGSTKWAVYAVCSSLVIAYTLAFVIYQVGQLFI from the coding sequence ATGACGACGGTTGCATTGCTCGGAAATCCCAATACTGGTAAGACCACGCTATTCAATGAACTGACGGATAAATACGCGTACGTCGGTAACTGGACCGGCGTGACCGTTGAGAAGAAGATGGGCCGGATTCGGCACTCTGAAGTTGAAATGGTCGATTTACCCGGAGTCTATTCACTTAATCCAATCACCAAAGATGAAGCAGTCGTCACCAACTATCTGCTACATAACCACCCTGATCTAATTCTGAACGTGACCAACGCGAGTCAGCTCAAGCGTAACTTACTACTGTCGATCGAAGTGTTGGAATTTGGCGCACCGGTGATTATCGCACTCAACATGATTGATGACCTCAAACGGACGGGCCATTATTATGATTTTGACACGCTAGCTGAACAACTTGGCTGTCAGATCAAAGCGACTAACGCCCGCAATAAAGAAGGGCTGCATCAGCTACGCGAAGACTTATTGGCAGGTCCCCATCCGGCCGCGACACCGCTCAAACTCAACTATCCTTTCATGATTGAGCAAGCCATTCGTCAGGCTAGCCAACAGCTCATCAAAAAATTTGATTTGACAGCAGACTTCGCACGGTGGCTGACGATTCAATTTATTAATCAAAATAAGCCAATTCGAGCCTACGCGAAACACATGGGATTGACACCACTCACTAGTCAAGCCGCTTATTACGACGCTCAAAAATTCGACGAGCAGATTTTCCAAACCCGACTAGACTTTATTGAGCAAACCTTAGCCAGCGCTAGTCAAAACTTGGCAAGCACCAGCCACGTCGAGATGACTGCTAAAATCGACAAGTGGGTCACCAATCCGTTCTTAGGGCTACCCGTCTTCGTGGGAATCTTCTACTTGATGTTCAAATTATCCTTTGATTGGGTCGGCACGCCCCTGTCAGATTTGTTAGATAGCTTCGTCTCCGGACCACTATCCACCACCGTGAGTCACTGGTTGACCATGGCTGGAGCCATCCCGGTCTTGCGCTCACTGATTGTTAACGGCCTAATTGCAGGGGTCGGTGGCGTGCTCGTCTTTATTCCCCAAATTTTTGTCTTGTTTGCCTGTATTTCAATCTTGGAAGATTCAGGTTACATGGCACGAGCAGCACTAGTTACGGACCGCTTGATGCAGATGATTGGACTCAACGGGAAGGCATTTATCCCCCTAATTATTGGATTTGGATGCAACGTCACTGGTATTATGGCCGCCCGGACAATTGAACAACCTAAAGAACGCTTAATTACAACGCTGATTTCCCCATTTATGAGTTGCTCCGCCCGTCTGCCAATCTACAGCCTATTTGTGGCCGCTTTTTTCCCGAAAAATCAGGCCCTAATTGTCTTGTCGATTTACTTTCTTGGCATTGCGGTCGCCCTCGGTATGGCTAAATTTTATCAACTGATTTTCAACGTCGATGATAGTTCCGTCTTCATCGTTGAGTTACCACAGTATCATATTCCCCGGGCTGACATTATTTGGCGTGGCACCTGGGATAAGGGTAAAGGGTTCATCAAAAAGGCAGGTACTATCATTTTTGCCGGTACGGTCTTGATTTGGTTACTTTCCTCATTCGGCACTAGCGGCTTAGTCAGCGACATCGACAACAGCTTTGCCGCGACACTTGGCAAAACACTATTACCGCTGTTCGCGCCACTCGGTGTGACTGCTTGGCAAGTTATCTCAGCCCTCTTTACTGGGATTCTAGCCAAAGAAGTCATCAGCTCTAGTATGATGGTAATGTTCCACAGCGCAAATCAGGCCGGCTTGATTGCCATGATGGGGCGCTTTTTCACACCGTTATCCGCATACGCGATGCTCGTCTTCATCTTGCTATATGTCCCGTGCTTCGCCACGATTGGGACCATCAAGTCCGAGACTGGATCGACCAAGTGGGCTGTTTACGCCGTCTGCTCGAGTTTGGTCATTGCTTACACCTTGGCCTTCGTCATTTACCAAGTTGGTCAATTATTTATCTGA
- the sufD gene encoding Fe-S cluster assembly protein SufD, with amino-acid sequence MEATADYETIKTTLAAAANEHGEPHWLVERRLAALDAMQGLAVPKADRFSIRDWPLTPTDQPLKFSRSDRTLATDVTAEAGHIQIVQVGQTTVTVNLPDELDDQGVILTDMFTAFREHPQLTEKHFMDKVVKTDEDRLTSYHTAFLNAGVFLYVPKGVTVKEPIEITTIQDSTRVQPLISHVLIVAEQDSHFAVTQHLTTKGDVDNIANCVVEILARADSEVHFSAFDELGANTTAYLNRRAAISRGAKVDWAIGMMNNGNTFGDFDSELIGEGAKSDAKVITVTTKAQDVCVNTRVTNRGKKTDGNIVQRGVIMEKSNLIFNGIGHIIHGASGAHAEQENRVLMMSDDAHGDANPILLIDENDVLAGHAASVGQIDQNQTYYLMSRGIDKPQAQRLVIRGFLSTVIGAIPSKTVRTRLTNTIERKLEDGIQF; translated from the coding sequence ATGGAAGCAACTGCTGATTATGAAACTATCAAAACAACGCTAGCTGCGGCTGCTAACGAACATGGTGAACCGCACTGGCTCGTTGAACGCCGTTTAGCGGCTTTAGATGCGATGCAAGGCCTAGCGGTTCCCAAAGCTGATCGCTTTAGTATTCGCGACTGGCCACTGACGCCCACCGACCAACCACTAAAGTTCAGTCGTTCGGATCGAACTTTAGCAACTGATGTAACGGCCGAAGCTGGTCATATCCAAATCGTACAAGTTGGGCAGACAACGGTGACCGTCAATTTGCCTGATGAACTAGATGATCAAGGCGTCATTTTGACCGATATGTTCACGGCCTTTCGCGAACATCCGCAACTAACTGAAAAACATTTTATGGACAAAGTCGTCAAAACTGACGAGGACCGATTGACCAGTTACCATACCGCGTTTTTGAACGCCGGGGTCTTCCTCTATGTTCCTAAAGGGGTTACTGTCAAAGAACCAATCGAGATCACCACGATCCAGGATAGTACCCGAGTGCAACCGTTAATTAGTCATGTCTTGATTGTGGCTGAACAAGACAGTCATTTCGCAGTAACTCAGCACCTGACAACGAAGGGTGACGTCGATAATATCGCCAACTGTGTTGTAGAAATTTTGGCACGGGCTGACAGTGAAGTGCATTTTTCAGCGTTCGATGAACTCGGGGCCAACACGACTGCTTATTTGAATCGGCGGGCCGCAATCAGTCGGGGAGCCAAAGTCGATTGGGCTATCGGGATGATGAATAATGGTAACACTTTCGGGGACTTTGACTCGGAACTGATCGGTGAAGGCGCCAAATCCGATGCCAAGGTCATCACAGTGACGACTAAGGCCCAGGATGTCTGCGTTAATACGCGGGTCACTAACCGTGGTAAGAAGACTGACGGCAATATCGTACAACGTGGGGTCATTATGGAAAAGTCTAACCTGATTTTTAACGGAATCGGTCACATTATTCACGGGGCCTCCGGTGCACATGCTGAACAGGAAAATCGGGTTTTGATGATGTCTGATGATGCCCATGGTGACGCGAACCCGATTCTATTGATCGATGAAAATGACGTGTTAGCTGGACATGCAGCAAGTGTTGGTCAAATTGATCAAAATCAAACGTACTATTTGATGAGTCGCGGGATTGATAAACCACAGGCCCAACGGTTGGTTATTCGGGGCTTCTTAAGTACCGTGATTGGTGCGATCCCATCGAAGACTGTCCGGACTCGCTTAACGAACACGATTGAAAGGAAGCTTGAAGATGGAATCCAATTTTGA
- the trmB gene encoding tRNA (guanosine(46)-N7)-methyltransferase TrmB, translated as MRVRNKPWAPKLIAAHPELITEDPTQLKGRWQSRFAKPQPLQIEVGSGKGQFIIEMAKRHPEINYVAIEIQTSVIAIILKKLVEAPLPNLQLAHADGQAVTAFFEPHEVDRLYLNFSDPWPKSRHEKRRLTYKSFLSSYREVLKPNGQIEFKTDNRGLFEFSLTSMNNFGMQFEQVWLDLHAVATPEDNVETEYEQKFSAAGPIYKIIATFPAK; from the coding sequence ATGCGTGTCAGAAATAAACCGTGGGCGCCAAAGTTAATTGCCGCCCATCCCGAACTTATTACCGAAGATCCAACTCAGCTAAAAGGCCGCTGGCAAAGCCGTTTTGCCAAACCCCAGCCACTCCAGATTGAAGTGGGGAGTGGAAAGGGCCAGTTCATCATTGAAATGGCTAAGCGTCATCCTGAGATAAATTACGTTGCCATTGAAATTCAGACCTCGGTGATTGCGATTATTTTGAAAAAGCTAGTCGAGGCCCCGTTGCCTAACCTGCAATTGGCACATGCGGACGGTCAAGCGGTGACTGCCTTTTTCGAACCCCATGAAGTTGATCGCTTATATCTGAACTTCTCTGATCCGTGGCCGAAGTCGCGTCATGAAAAGCGGCGTTTGACCTACAAGTCGTTTTTGAGCAGTTACCGGGAAGTCTTAAAACCCAACGGTCAGATCGAATTTAAGACTGATAACCGGGGGCTATTCGAATTTTCATTAACGAGCATGAATAACTTTGGGATGCAATTTGAACAAGTTTGGTTAGACTTGCATGCAGTTGCCACACCTGAGGATAACGTCGAGACTGAATATGAACAGAAGTTCAGTGCGGCGGGCCCAATTTATAAGATTATTGCAACTTTCCCAGCAAAATAG